The following coding sequences lie in one Mucilaginibacter sp. KACC 22773 genomic window:
- a CDS encoding DUF2683 family protein, with product METLIVHPKDQKQLIAIKAFLRALDVSFKKEPASPYNPDFVAKIKRGEKASKAGKGVKVDVENLWK from the coding sequence ATGGAAACTTTAATTGTACATCCTAAAGATCAGAAGCAGTTAATAGCGATTAAAGCGTTTTTGAGGGCATTGGATGTCTCTTTCAAAAAAGAGCCCGCAAGCCCTTATAATCCTGATTTTGTCGCAAAAATTAAAAGAGGCGAGAAAGCGTCTAAAGCTGGCAAAGGAGTGAAGGTTGATGTTGAGAATCTATGGAAATAG
- a CDS encoding Txe/YoeB family addiction module toxin, which produces MLLRILYFWKKSGNIAVQKKIQQLFAATIANPFEGIGKPEALKYDLSGKWSRRINEEHRMIYDVQDEVIKVYSLRGHYL; this is translated from the coding sequence ATGCTGTTAAGGATTTTATATTTTTGGAAGAAGTCGGGAAATATAGCTGTACAAAAAAAAATTCAGCAACTCTTTGCTGCAACAATAGCAAATCCATTTGAAGGAATTGGCAAACCAGAGGCATTGAAATATGATCTTTCCGGAAAGTGGTCGAGAAGAATTAATGAAGAACATCGCATGATTTACGATGTTCAGGACGAGGTAATAAAGGTTTATTCATTAAGAGGCCACTATTTATAA
- a CDS encoding HAMP domain-containing protein — protein sequence MKIKKKLLLGFGLLFVVVVVFGIVSIYYIKVISETASITLKNNYATLTYTRQMRSVLDENDLPLKSGVAETFNQALKKQENNITEPGESAATAQLRKAFVLLSTPSLPLNQQQLAERDARLQLKDIEGLNMHAIELKNNYTHSTVNKSTLYLGGMVFITFLILFILIVNFPGFILNPLEELADGLEQISIKNYNTRLHFKTSDEFARLAEAFNAMAAKLGEQENASLSKLIATELRLKTLAEEMPGAVIGISENQEILFVNQEAKKMLNLGEKLVVGQSVVALSETNELLKILVDDTENSLKAAHFQQKTLRVTVPNLKPDLDALTVASYPAGTIHVFKAVGV from the coding sequence ATGAAAATCAAAAAAAAGCTCTTGTTAGGATTTGGCCTCTTGTTTGTTGTTGTGGTTGTTTTTGGCATTGTGTCTATCTACTACATTAAAGTAATATCCGAAACCGCCAGCATTACTTTAAAAAACAACTACGCTACCTTAACGTATACCCGTCAAATGCGATCGGTTTTGGATGAAAACGACTTGCCGCTGAAATCTGGCGTAGCCGAAACATTTAACCAGGCGCTAAAAAAACAAGAAAACAATATTACCGAACCCGGCGAAAGCGCGGCGACAGCCCAGTTGCGCAAAGCCTTTGTTTTGTTAAGCACCCCCTCGCTGCCTTTGAATCAGCAACAACTTGCCGAGCGGGATGCGCGCCTGCAACTGAAAGATATAGAGGGTTTAAACATGCATGCTATCGAGCTTAAAAATAATTACACGCATTCCACCGTCAATAAGTCTACGCTATACCTCGGTGGTATGGTGTTTATTACCTTTTTGATCCTTTTTATTTTAATTGTCAATTTCCCGGGGTTTATACTCAACCCGTTAGAGGAACTGGCAGATGGTTTGGAGCAAATTAGTATAAAAAATTATAATACCCGGCTGCATTTTAAAACCAGCGATGAATTTGCCCGCCTGGCCGAAGCTTTTAATGCCATGGCAGCCAAATTGGGCGAACAGGAGAATGCAAGCCTTAGCAAACTTATAGCGACCGAATTGCGACTAAAAACACTGGCAGAAGAAATGCCCGGCGCCGTGATTGGTATCAGCGAAAATCAGGAAATTCTGTTTGTTAACCAGGAAGCGAAAAAGATGTTAAACCTGGGCGAAAAGCTGGTTGTCGGCCAGTCTGTTGTAGCATTATCCGAAACTAATGAATTGCTGAAAATACTTGTAGATGATACTGAAAACTCTTTAAAAGCGGCTCATTTTCAACAAAAAACGCTTAGAGTTACGGTGCCCAATTTAAAGCCCGACCTTGACGCGCTTACCGTTGCAAGCTATCCGGCAGGTACAATCCACGTATTTAAAGCCGTAGGCGTTTAG
- a CDS encoding metallophosphoesterase family protein — MQRRAALKNIGGLLLVPSIGLSQGIDPKRRALRVAHVTDIHLKDKFGAPAKFVKCLHHVQQQKPDLVLNGGDIVFDMNKENLATINTQWQLMKDILKAETSIPTHFCLGNHDIWWNEDNKSQAVYGKQYSMDQLQLARPYNSFIQSGWKFILLDSVHLDVDGTWYIGKLGDEQFAWLENELKTTDAAMPVLIMSHIPILSATVLIADNIINKWEILGGDMHTDSTRIINLFAQYPNVKLCLAGHIHLRDKVVYNNVTYICNGAVSGAWWEGNLRQTAPGYGLIDLYSDGTFEEQYVNYL, encoded by the coding sequence ATGCAGAGAAGAGCAGCATTAAAAAACATTGGCGGCCTGTTGCTGGTACCGTCTATTGGGCTAAGCCAGGGTATCGACCCTAAAAGGCGCGCGTTAAGGGTAGCACATGTTACCGATATACACCTGAAAGACAAGTTTGGCGCTCCGGCCAAATTTGTGAAATGCCTGCACCATGTACAGCAGCAAAAACCCGACCTTGTACTGAACGGCGGCGATATTGTTTTTGACATGAACAAGGAAAACCTGGCCACTATTAACACCCAATGGCAGCTGATGAAAGACATCCTAAAAGCCGAAACCAGCATACCCACCCATTTTTGCCTGGGCAACCATGATATTTGGTGGAACGAGGATAATAAAAGCCAGGCGGTTTACGGCAAACAATACAGCATGGACCAGCTACAGCTGGCCAGGCCATATAACAGTTTTATACAGAGCGGATGGAAGTTTATTTTGCTTGATAGTGTTCACCTTGATGTTGATGGTACCTGGTACATTGGCAAACTGGGCGACGAGCAGTTTGCCTGGCTTGAAAACGAACTGAAAACTACAGATGCGGCCATGCCGGTACTCATCATGTCGCACATACCCATCCTGAGTGCTACGGTGCTGATAGCCGATAACATTATTAACAAGTGGGAAATACTGGGCGGCGATATGCATACCGACAGCACGCGAATTATTAACCTGTTTGCTCAATATCCCAACGTAAAGCTGTGCCTGGCCGGGCACATCCACCTGCGCGACAAGGTGGTGTACAACAACGTTACCTATATTTGCAACGGTGCCGTAAGCGGCGCCTGGTGGGAAGGCAACCTGCGCCAAACCGCCCCCGGCTACGGCCTTATCGACCTGTACAGCGACGGCACTTTTGAGGAGCAATATGTGAATTACCTTTGA
- a CDS encoding glycoside hydrolase family 31 protein, protein MKLTTRFALLFVLLHNISFFAIAQQPPQVATVAPGVKKLTSGLPEKFSPYSFCSEKPVVAEMSRLPEAKLPFNVNDIKINVSDRGAVIEIPLDNEEQLYGFGLQMGSFNQKGLRKKPIVNDNPSHDLGYSHAPMPFYVSNKGYGILVNTSHYTTFYCGSTAKNTGAVHVNDGKSGNSVEELYKNDRPASGYVAVDVPGVQGVEVYIFEGPDLINVLQRYNLFSGGGALPAMWGLGVKYRVKADFNQQQVGKMASYFRDNQIPCDVLGLEPKWQTTAYSCSYVWNKDFFPDHDKFIDTMKTKGFHINLWEHAFVNPKSPLYVPLKIKSGDYLVWNGLVPDFVDPSAGKLFADYHKDTFVLKGISGFKMDECDNSNLTTGNATWSFPEHSRFPSGINGEQMHQVFGVVYQKTVYNIYKELNIRTFLDVRASNAFASSYPASLYSDTYDHHEYIQMISNSGFSGLIWSPEVRESKSVADLMRRSQTAVLSAQTLYNSWYLQNPPWLQINRDKNNKNEFMENAKAVEADVRKLLNFRMSLVPYLYSAFADYHSKGIPPFRALVVDYPTDPKVFNIDDEYMIGQGILAAPLTENSDERKVYLPAGNWYDFNTRKKYPGGQEYIIKTSYTELPIFVKEGTILPLAKPVEYINPETRFELTCYVYGDEPKPFSLFEDDGVTFDFEKGKYNNLSLSYQHGKGGVKKTGAFKGSRYYVKNWEVIR, encoded by the coding sequence ATGAAACTTACCACCCGATTCGCGCTTTTGTTTGTACTTCTTCACAACATTTCCTTTTTTGCTATCGCACAACAACCTCCACAGGTTGCAACGGTGGCACCTGGTGTAAAAAAACTCACATCGGGCCTGCCGGAAAAGTTTTCGCCTTACAGCTTTTGTAGTGAAAAACCCGTGGTAGCAGAGATGAGCAGATTGCCTGAAGCCAAACTGCCCTTCAATGTTAACGACATTAAGATCAATGTTTCTGATCGCGGGGCGGTTATAGAGATACCTTTAGACAATGAAGAACAGCTTTATGGATTCGGCCTGCAAATGGGGTCTTTCAATCAAAAAGGCCTTCGGAAAAAACCTATAGTAAATGATAACCCTTCACATGACCTGGGATATAGCCACGCCCCTATGCCATTTTATGTATCGAACAAAGGTTATGGCATCCTGGTGAATACTTCGCATTACACTACATTTTACTGCGGCAGCACCGCCAAAAATACGGGTGCGGTTCATGTAAATGATGGTAAAAGCGGTAACTCTGTTGAAGAGTTGTATAAAAATGATCGTCCAGCGTCGGGCTATGTGGCGGTAGATGTTCCGGGTGTGCAGGGCGTTGAGGTTTATATATTTGAAGGCCCAGACTTAATTAATGTTTTACAGCGTTATAATTTATTTTCGGGCGGCGGGGCCTTGCCGGCTATGTGGGGCCTTGGCGTTAAATACCGCGTAAAGGCCGACTTTAACCAGCAACAGGTAGGCAAGATGGCTTCTTATTTTAGGGATAACCAAATTCCGTGTGATGTACTTGGCCTGGAACCGAAATGGCAAACAACCGCCTATTCCTGCTCATACGTGTGGAATAAAGATTTTTTTCCTGATCATGACAAGTTCATAGATACTATGAAGACTAAAGGGTTTCACATCAACTTGTGGGAACATGCGTTCGTAAATCCTAAATCGCCGCTTTATGTACCCCTTAAAATTAAATCGGGAGATTACCTGGTTTGGAACGGCCTTGTACCGGATTTTGTTGACCCTTCGGCCGGTAAATTATTTGCCGACTATCATAAAGATACCTTTGTGCTCAAAGGTATCTCCGGTTTTAAAATGGATGAATGCGATAACTCCAACCTCACCACGGGGAATGCTACCTGGAGTTTTCCGGAACATAGTCGTTTTCCTTCAGGAATTAACGGCGAGCAAATGCACCAGGTTTTTGGTGTTGTTTACCAAAAAACAGTTTATAATATTTATAAAGAACTTAACATCCGAACTTTCCTGGATGTGCGGGCCTCTAATGCATTTGCTTCCTCTTATCCTGCGTCGCTTTACAGCGATACGTATGATCACCATGAATATATCCAGATGATCAGTAATTCCGGATTTTCAGGATTGATCTGGTCGCCCGAGGTCAGGGAATCCAAATCTGTTGCCGACCTGATGCGCCGCAGTCAAACAGCGGTACTATCGGCTCAAACACTATACAATTCCTGGTATCTGCAAAATCCGCCCTGGCTGCAAATCAACAGAGATAAAAACAATAAAAACGAGTTTATGGAGAACGCGAAAGCTGTAGAGGCCGATGTGCGTAAACTTCTTAATTTCAGGATGAGCCTGGTTCCTTATTTGTATAGCGCATTTGCCGATTACCATTCAAAGGGCATTCCGCCCTTCAGGGCCCTGGTTGTTGATTATCCAACTGACCCGAAAGTTTTCAATATCGATGATGAATATATGATAGGCCAGGGAATTTTGGCTGCTCCGCTTACCGAAAATAGCGATGAACGCAAAGTTTACCTTCCTGCAGGCAACTGGTACGATTTCAATACCCGTAAAAAATATCCGGGAGGACAAGAATATATCATAAAAACCAGTTATACCGAGCTGCCGATATTTGTGAAAGAGGGTACTATTTTGCCTCTGGCTAAGCCGGTAGAATACATAAACCCGGAAACCCGTTTCGAACTTACCTGCTATGTGTATGGCGATGAACCGAAACCTTTCTCCTTATTCGAAGATGATGGGGTAACCTTCGACTTTGAAAAAGGAAAATATAATAACCTTAGTTTGAGCTATCAGCATGGTAAGGGTGGGGTAAAAAAAACCGGTGCTTTCAAAGGCAGCAGGTATTATGTCAAAAACTGGGAAGTGATCAGGTAG
- a CDS encoding ABC transporter ATP-binding protein has product MIEIKELHFGYQKNKPLFSGLNLSLSKGHIYGLLGKNGAGKSTLLKNMVGLTYPAKGACYYNNKNVFGRPVSVLEDVYFLAEELFVPDITPAQYVKSTAVFYPKFSKADFYRYLAALDVDMDAVMDKQSYGQQKKAMIAFGLATNTGLMIMDEPTNGLDIPSKVQFRKLIASVLTEDRCIVISTHQVRDLDSLIDTLLILHKGEIVVNQSMDEVAEKITFGSYADTEGLPVLYEEKGQRGKNVIIQNSTGEYSKVDLELLFNAITTGNHLVLQTLKATADERDI; this is encoded by the coding sequence ATGATAGAGATTAAAGAACTGCATTTCGGGTACCAAAAAAACAAGCCGCTTTTTAGCGGACTAAACCTTTCCTTGAGCAAAGGCCATATTTACGGCCTGCTTGGCAAAAACGGGGCAGGCAAATCAACCCTGCTCAAAAACATGGTAGGCCTTACCTACCCGGCAAAGGGCGCCTGTTACTATAACAACAAAAATGTTTTCGGCAGGCCGGTTTCTGTTTTGGAAGATGTTTACTTTTTGGCCGAAGAACTTTTTGTGCCCGATATTACACCCGCACAGTATGTTAAAAGCACCGCTGTGTTTTATCCCAAATTCAGCAAAGCCGATTTTTACCGGTACCTGGCCGCTTTGGATGTTGATATGGATGCCGTAATGGATAAGCAAAGCTACGGCCAGCAAAAAAAGGCCATGATCGCTTTCGGGCTTGCCACCAATACAGGTTTGATGATCATGGATGAGCCTACCAACGGATTAGATATTCCGTCCAAAGTGCAGTTCCGCAAGCTGATAGCGTCGGTATTAACCGAAGACAGGTGCATTGTAATATCTACCCACCAGGTACGCGACCTTGACAGCCTGATTGATACTCTGCTCATTTTACATAAAGGCGAAATAGTGGTTAATCAATCAATGGATGAAGTAGCCGAAAAAATAACCTTTGGCAGCTATGCCGATACCGAAGGCTTGCCGGTGCTGTATGAAGAAAAAGGCCAGCGCGGCAAAAACGTTATTATTCAAAACAGCACCGGCGAGTATAGTAAAGTTGATCTTGAACTGCTGTTTAACGCCATTACAACCGGCAACCATCTTGTTTTACAAACACTAAAAGCTACAGCAGATGAACGAGATATTTAA
- a CDS encoding GntR family transcriptional regulator — MEFKDKDAIYLQIAAYVSENILLGKWLPEEKIPSTRDMAVELEVNPNTVIRAYEFLQSQEVVINKRGLGLFVAPDGPQKVKAYRKQRFIQQQLPDFFRNIYLLDIDIKDLENMYKEYTAGLTQPKADENK, encoded by the coding sequence ATGGAATTTAAAGATAAGGATGCCATATACCTGCAGATAGCAGCTTATGTGAGCGAAAATATATTATTAGGCAAATGGCTGCCTGAAGAAAAGATCCCTTCCACGCGCGATATGGCAGTTGAGCTCGAAGTAAACCCAAACACAGTTATCCGGGCGTACGAGTTTTTGCAATCGCAGGAGGTAGTGATCAATAAACGCGGGCTGGGCTTGTTCGTGGCACCGGATGGGCCGCAAAAGGTGAAGGCCTATCGCAAACAGCGTTTTATTCAGCAACAATTGCCCGATTTTTTCAGGAATATATACCTGTTAGACATCGACATCAAAGACCTGGAGAACATGTACAAGGAATACACGGCCGGCTTAACCCAGCCTAAAGCAGACGAAAACAAATGA
- a CDS encoding ABC transporter ATP-binding protein, protein MKLQINSLSKTYANGVHALKDVSLTLNNGMFGLLGPNGAGKSSLMRTIATLQEADKGSVFLDDLDVLKNKTQVRQLLGYLPQEFGVYPKISAERMLDHIAQLKGIGNAAERKKLVGSLLENVNLSKDRKKHLGTFSGGMKQRFGIAQALIGNPKLIIVDEPTAGLDPAERNRFYNLLSQLGENTIVILSTHIVEDVSTLCANFAIICQGEVLYAGQPDAAVTELEGKIYSKAIDKADLDFYKDDFSVISTQLKTGQLHIRIIQDTEPGNGFIAAIPNLEDVYFSNIATRVDVNTI, encoded by the coding sequence ATGAAATTACAAATCAATTCCCTTTCAAAAACTTACGCCAACGGGGTACATGCATTAAAGGATGTATCCCTCACTTTGAATAACGGTATGTTTGGTTTATTGGGCCCAAACGGCGCCGGTAAATCATCGCTGATGCGCACCATTGCAACCTTGCAGGAAGCCGATAAAGGCAGCGTTTTTTTAGATGACCTGGATGTACTTAAAAACAAAACCCAGGTAAGGCAGCTGCTTGGTTACCTGCCACAGGAGTTTGGCGTATACCCTAAAATATCTGCCGAGCGCATGCTTGACCACATTGCCCAGCTTAAAGGCATAGGTAATGCCGCCGAGCGCAAAAAACTGGTGGGCAGCCTGCTCGAAAATGTGAACCTATCTAAAGACCGCAAAAAACACCTGGGCACCTTCTCGGGCGGGATGAAACAGCGCTTTGGTATTGCCCAGGCCCTAATAGGCAACCCCAAACTCATTATTGTTGATGAACCTACCGCCGGGCTCGACCCTGCCGAGCGCAACCGCTTTTACAACCTGCTGAGCCAGCTGGGCGAGAATACTATTGTAATTTTAAGCACCCATATTGTAGAGGACGTGAGTACCCTTTGCGCCAACTTTGCTATTATTTGCCAGGGCGAAGTATTATACGCCGGCCAGCCCGATGCGGCCGTAACCGAACTGGAAGGCAAAATTTACAGCAAAGCGATCGACAAGGCCGATCTTGATTTTTACAAAGATGATTTTTCGGTCATCTCTACCCAATTGAAAACGGGGCAGCTGCACATTCGCATTATACAGGATACTGAACCGGGCAACGGCTTTATCGCCGCAATCCCAAATCTGGAGGATGTGTACTTTAGCAATATTGCCACCCGCGTAGATGTAAATACCATTTAA
- a CDS encoding ABC transporter permease/M1 family aminopeptidase yields MFRKIFIFEVQNRLRRPAVYLYFAAILAFTITTFATGSLPMGDKEHINAPFVLALWCAGITMFMMLVSSSIMGEPLYRDIENNTKDYYLTYPITKAGYFWGRYLGSFVFMLFIASAIIIGAYIGTKLGPAMGWKDPKEYGPNKLIYYLHPFLVMALPNLFFTSSLFFGLVALTRNVKVIYTGGILLFLGYFISVFFLQNTSNATVIINADPFGISAVRFMSAITTSADKNTMLFPVTGAFLANRLIWTGVGLAILIFTYIQFSFERFFSGKRDKAAIDDVVSKTKRALVLKADISFTGSYNRKTLFNLARVELTNIIRDNYFWIILLAGMGFLGFVFWLGMNDYGVAYFPRTVILMAIFNDVFPFFIFFIIIFYTGETLHRDKITRYAFINDSLPPPNWVLNGSKLLALLVLGFGLSLVPLVTGLVVQTIKGFHQYNLSFFLMYVFTVIMPRFLEMVIFAYVVHVVINNKFVAHGVGVAIWVLVFFLNTTGIFNYNLLIYSYTPWYGISDMDGIGHMQAPVYWFNLYWLLCGGLLIIIAALFYFRGVTSSFKERLQLVGQRFDTKTKLFTVAVGIAFLAVGAYNYYNISYLNNFLTQGENEDRTIIYEKSLKKYADLPLPKVTGIKLFADIYPDKQQEIVKAFVTVFNPTDKPIERLLLDGDDVTGYSIKIGGKPVPFTYPLLYKRGMFNWFRPKQDTADFRLYQFEKPLAPGDSVVFEVNSCIAHKGFENGLYAKNLLHNGTFFNGGLPGMGYDDDDEENSNYVRKKNGLPEKQEEEIAQNDPVGISTLKSGKASGLLNLDITVSTSANQTAIAPGNLQKHWQQNGRNYYHYTGNNFYAPLAILSARYANRHDSVQLNHKVNVDIYYHPAHNTNINRIMAAYKDGLHYFSKAFGPYPFNDIRLAETSDFGPHDASLSTLDTYAERYAWNANFENPNQFDFVYFNTSRQLAQQWWRYQVAPNATVGSLVIPEGLASYSALLMAEQKYGKDNMKWILYDQVNFYTFIRHRMEDKEHPLIKADKWFLWGGKAGLVLYTLKDLMGEDSLNNALREFKNAYAFKSKPPYAGSTDLYRYLQKHVPDSLQYYLTDTWQKITLYDNKLIDLKSAPTGNKNEYKVTLTVNAGKVWIDSKGNDIEAKNMNDYIDIGVFGANTTNKEGRLIVNPLYLKRHKLTAGKHTITMIVKGKPVNAGIDPYNKLIDRLMGDNSKDF; encoded by the coding sequence ATGTTTCGGAAAATATTCATTTTCGAGGTGCAAAACCGCCTCAGAAGGCCCGCGGTTTATCTTTATTTTGCCGCCATTCTTGCATTTACCATCACGACATTTGCTACCGGATCGTTACCCATGGGCGATAAGGAGCACATCAACGCGCCTTTTGTTTTGGCATTATGGTGCGCGGGTATTACCATGTTTATGATGCTGGTAAGCTCATCAATCATGGGCGAGCCGCTTTACCGGGATATTGAAAACAACACTAAAGATTATTATCTCACCTACCCCATTACCAAAGCAGGTTATTTTTGGGGCAGATACCTGGGCAGCTTTGTGTTTATGCTTTTTATAGCCAGCGCCATAATTATCGGGGCTTACATTGGTACAAAACTTGGCCCGGCCATGGGCTGGAAAGACCCTAAAGAATACGGCCCTAATAAGCTGATCTATTACCTGCATCCTTTTTTGGTGATGGCCCTGCCCAACCTGTTTTTTACCTCGTCGTTATTTTTTGGCCTGGTGGCGCTTACGCGGAATGTAAAGGTGATTTACACCGGTGGCATCCTGCTGTTTTTGGGTTATTTTATTTCTGTTTTCTTTCTGCAAAATACCAGTAATGCCACAGTAATTATCAATGCCGATCCCTTTGGTATTAGCGCCGTGCGCTTTATGTCGGCCATTACCACATCGGCTGATAAAAACACAATGCTGTTCCCGGTTACCGGCGCTTTTTTGGCCAACAGGTTGATATGGACAGGCGTTGGCCTTGCTATTTTGATATTTACCTACATACAATTCAGCTTCGAAAGGTTTTTTAGCGGCAAGCGCGATAAGGCGGCAATTGATGATGTGGTTTCAAAGACAAAACGGGCATTAGTATTAAAGGCCGATATCAGTTTTACCGGCTCCTACAACCGTAAAACCTTATTTAACCTTGCGCGGGTAGAACTCACCAACATCATCCGCGATAATTATTTCTGGATAATTTTACTGGCCGGAATGGGCTTCCTGGGTTTTGTATTCTGGCTGGGCATGAATGATTATGGGGTTGCCTATTTCCCGCGCACCGTAATTTTAATGGCCATATTTAACGATGTCTTCCCCTTTTTCATCTTCTTCATCATCATATTTTACACCGGCGAAACCCTGCACCGCGACAAAATTACGCGTTATGCATTCATTAACGATTCCTTACCGCCGCCAAACTGGGTGCTTAATGGTTCAAAACTCCTGGCTTTGCTGGTACTGGGTTTCGGCTTATCGTTGGTACCGCTGGTAACGGGCTTAGTTGTACAAACCATAAAAGGCTTCCATCAATATAACCTGTCGTTCTTTTTAATGTATGTGTTTACGGTAATTATGCCGCGTTTCCTGGAGATGGTGATTTTTGCTTATGTGGTACACGTTGTTATCAATAATAAGTTTGTGGCGCATGGTGTTGGGGTAGCTATTTGGGTGCTGGTTTTCTTTTTAAATACAACCGGGATATTCAATTACAACCTGCTCATTTACTCCTATACCCCGTGGTATGGCATATCAGATATGGATGGCATAGGCCACATGCAGGCGCCTGTTTACTGGTTTAACCTGTACTGGCTGTTATGTGGCGGGCTGCTTATTATTATAGCCGCTTTGTTTTATTTCCGTGGCGTTACCAGCTCATTTAAAGAGCGGCTGCAACTGGTGGGCCAACGGTTTGATACCAAAACAAAACTTTTTACCGTGGCTGTTGGCATAGCTTTTTTGGCTGTAGGCGCTTACAATTACTACAACATTAGCTACCTGAACAACTTTTTAACCCAGGGCGAAAACGAAGACAGGACTATTATTTACGAAAAATCTTTAAAAAAATACGCCGACCTGCCACTACCAAAGGTTACAGGGATAAAGCTATTTGCAGATATTTATCCTGATAAGCAGCAGGAAATTGTAAAAGCCTTTGTAACTGTTTTTAACCCTACTGATAAACCAATTGAAAGACTATTGTTAGATGGTGATGACGTTACCGGTTATAGTATAAAAATTGGCGGCAAGCCGGTGCCCTTTACCTATCCGCTGCTATACAAACGGGGTATGTTCAATTGGTTCAGGCCAAAACAGGATACGGCCGACTTTAGGTTATACCAGTTTGAAAAGCCTTTGGCCCCGGGCGATTCGGTGGTGTTCGAGGTTAATTCATGCATCGCACATAAAGGCTTCGAAAATGGTTTGTATGCCAAAAACCTGCTGCATAACGGTACATTTTTTAACGGCGGCCTGCCCGGCATGGGCTATGATGATGACGACGAGGAAAACAGCAACTACGTGCGCAAAAAAAATGGGCTGCCCGAGAAGCAAGAGGAAGAAATAGCGCAAAACGACCCGGTAGGCATCAGTACCCTTAAATCGGGCAAAGCTTCCGGTTTGCTAAACCTTGATATTACGGTAAGCACATCGGCCAATCAAACCGCCATAGCCCCCGGCAACCTGCAAAAACACTGGCAGCAAAATGGCCGCAACTATTACCACTACACCGGTAATAATTTTTATGCCCCGCTGGCTATCCTGTCGGCAAGGTATGCAAACCGGCATGATAGCGTACAGCTTAACCATAAGGTTAATGTTGATATTTACTACCACCCGGCGCATAATACCAATATCAACCGCATAATGGCGGCTTATAAAGATGGATTGCATTATTTTTCAAAGGCATTTGGCCCCTACCCTTTCAATGATATCCGCCTGGCCGAAACAAGTGATTTTGGCCCGCATGATGCCTCATTAAGTACGCTTGATACTTATGCCGAGCGATATGCCTGGAACGCCAATTTTGAAAACCCCAACCAGTTTGATTTTGTATATTTTAACACCAGCCGCCAGCTGGCACAACAATGGTGGCGCTACCAGGTTGCGCCAAACGCAACTGTAGGCTCATTGGTAATACCCGAAGGCCTTGCCAGTTATAGCGCCTTGCTTATGGCCGAGCAAAAGTATGGTAAAGACAATATGAAATGGATATTGTATGACCAGGTGAACTTTTACACCTTTATCAGGCACCGGATGGAAGATAAGGAACATCCCCTGATAAAGGCCGACAAGTGGTTTTTATGGGGCGGCAAGGCCGGCCTGGTATTGTACACCCTAAAAGATTTGATGGGCGAAGACAGCCTGAACAATGCACTGCGCGAATTTAAAAACGCCTATGCTTTTAAAAGCAAGCCACCTTACGCCGGCAGTACCGATTTGTACCGCTACCTGCAAAAGCATGTGCCCGATTCGTTACAATATTACTTAACCGATACCTGGCAAAAAATCACGCTTTACGATAATAAACTGATCGATTTAAAATCGGCGCCAACCGGCAACAAAAACGAATATAAGGTTACCCTAACCGTAAACGCAGGTAAAGTTTGGATTGATAGCAAAGGCAATGATATCGAGGCCAAAAACATGAACGATTATATAGATATCGGCGTGTTTGGGGCCAATACTACCAACAAAGAAGGCAGGTTGATAGTGAACCCGCTCTACCTAAAACGGCACAAGCTTACCGCCGGTAAGCACACCATAACCATGATTGTAAAAGGCAAACCCGTAAACGCAGGCATCGACCCCTACAACAAACTGATAGACCGTTTAATGGGCGATAATTCGAAGGATTTTTAA